From Virgibacillus natechei, the proteins below share one genomic window:
- a CDS encoding TetR/AcrR family transcriptional regulator has translation MKQDQILSSVKDQELIEKRRSQIVQGAITLFKEKGFHRTTTREIARESGFSIGTLYEYIRTKEDVLFLVVDAIHHQVRDRLEAKIDLEHPSIENFVSVVESYFRLMDDMQEEVLILYQEVKSLKEESKDYVLRKERDMVRMLERVIVTCLPIDISKLDADLLANNIFIQGQMWGFRRWILQKEFTLETYIDRQIHYLLKGLAIDSTSSDWNINK, from the coding sequence ATGAAACAAGACCAAATCCTTTCCTCTGTAAAAGATCAGGAACTAATAGAAAAACGGCGCAGCCAAATCGTTCAAGGAGCGATTACGCTTTTTAAGGAAAAAGGTTTTCACCGTACGACAACAAGGGAAATTGCAAGAGAATCCGGCTTTAGCATCGGTACATTATATGAATATATTCGGACAAAGGAGGATGTTTTATTTCTCGTTGTTGATGCGATTCACCATCAGGTCCGTGACCGGCTGGAAGCGAAAATTGATTTAGAACATCCGTCTATTGAAAACTTTGTTTCCGTGGTAGAATCTTATTTTCGTTTAATGGATGACATGCAGGAGGAAGTACTTATATTGTATCAGGAAGTAAAGTCGCTGAAAGAAGAATCCAAGGATTATGTATTACGAAAAGAACGCGACATGGTTCGTATGCTGGAACGTGTTATTGTCACTTGCCTACCGATCGACATTTCTAAATTGGATGCAGACCTATTAGCCAATAATATTTTTATTCAAGGTCAAATGTGGGGGTTCAGACGTTGGATACTACAAAAGGAGTTCACCCTTGAAACCTATATTGATAGACAAATACATTATCTTTTAAAAGGATTGGCGATTGA
- a CDS encoding 3-hydroxybutyryl-CoA dehydrogenase gives MAIQKVMVIGAGQMGAGIAQVCAQAGFDVLVNDRNEDDLDKGMKNIDKILTRAVEKERITAQSKSDTLNRLTPSSQLKDAESCDLVIEAVVENMDVKRKVFGELDEVAPKHAILASNTSSLPITEIAAATKRADQVIGMHFMNPVPVMKLVEIIRGLQTSDETYGAIETMTTHLSKTPVEVEDFPGFVSNRILMPMINEAIFTLHEGVASREDIDTVMKLGTNHPMGPLTLADFIGLDTCLYIMEVLHDGFGDSKYRPCPLLRNYVKAGWLGKKSGRGFYLYD, from the coding sequence ATGGCAATACAAAAAGTGATGGTCATCGGTGCTGGACAAATGGGAGCAGGAATTGCCCAGGTTTGTGCTCAAGCTGGATTTGATGTGCTAGTAAATGATAGGAATGAAGACGACCTTGATAAAGGAATGAAGAATATTGACAAAATATTAACGCGCGCCGTTGAAAAAGAGAGAATAACCGCTCAAAGTAAATCGGATACATTAAATCGACTTACGCCATCTTCACAATTAAAGGATGCGGAGTCGTGTGATCTGGTGATTGAAGCTGTTGTTGAAAATATGGACGTGAAAAGAAAGGTATTTGGTGAACTGGATGAGGTGGCACCAAAGCATGCGATATTAGCATCGAACACATCATCACTCCCAATCACAGAAATTGCCGCAGCAACGAAGCGGGCGGATCAGGTAATTGGCATGCATTTTATGAACCCTGTGCCAGTAATGAAGCTGGTGGAAATTATTCGTGGACTGCAAACGAGTGATGAAACCTATGGTGCGATTGAAACGATGACAACCCATTTAAGTAAAACGCCAGTAGAAGTGGAAGACTTTCCAGGATTTGTATCCAATCGTATTCTGATGCCGATGATCAATGAGGCTATTTTCACGCTTCACGAAGGCGTTGCATCACGTGAAGACATTGATACAGTCATGAAGTTAGGTACGAATCATCCAATGGGACCGCTAACCTTAGCTGATTTTATTGGACTGGATACATGTCTTTACATCATGGAAGTATTGCATGACGGATTCGGCGACAGTAAATATCGCCCATGTCCATTACTCAGGAACTATGTAAAAGCAGGCTGGCTAGGGAAAAAATCCGGCCGAGGTTTCTACCTATATGACTAA
- a CDS encoding acetyl-CoA C-acetyltransferase, producing MRKTVIVSGARTPFGKFGGSLKPFTASDLGGKAIEEALRRAGLEGGEQIDEVIMGAVLQGGQGQIPSRQAARKAGIPWDVKTETINKVCASGLRSVTLADQLIRLGDEEVIVAGGMESMSNAPYFLPDARWGNRMGDKTVKDMMVHDGLTCSFQGVHMGNYGNSTAEAYELTREAQDEWSARSHSRAIQAIEDGKFAEEITPLEVKQRKGDPVVVNTDEAPRKDTTPETLAKLRPAFDPNGTITAGNAPGINDGACAFVVMSDEKAAEIGKTPMATVIGHAEVAVEAKDFPQTPGLVINKLLEKTGHAKDEIDLFEINEAFAAVSLASGKIAGIDNEKVNVNGGAVALGHPIGASGARIILTLIYELKRRGGGLGIAAICSGGGQGDAVLIEVPKE from the coding sequence ATGAGAAAAACGGTTATCGTTTCAGGGGCAAGAACACCATTTGGGAAATTTGGAGGAAGTCTAAAGCCATTTACAGCATCCGATCTTGGGGGGAAAGCAATCGAAGAGGCTTTACGCCGTGCTGGACTAGAAGGCGGGGAGCAAATTGATGAAGTAATTATGGGGGCGGTCCTCCAGGGTGGCCAAGGACAAATTCCGTCACGTCAAGCAGCTCGAAAAGCAGGTATTCCATGGGATGTTAAAACGGAAACGATCAATAAGGTCTGTGCATCTGGTTTACGCAGTGTGACATTGGCAGATCAGCTCATTCGTTTAGGTGATGAAGAGGTAATTGTAGCTGGTGGAATGGAAAGCATGAGCAATGCACCTTATTTTCTGCCAGATGCACGTTGGGGAAATCGGATGGGTGACAAAACGGTGAAAGACATGATGGTACATGATGGATTAACTTGTTCGTTTCAAGGGGTTCATATGGGTAATTATGGAAATTCAACAGCGGAAGCATACGAATTGACAAGAGAAGCACAGGATGAATGGTCTGCTCGCAGTCATAGTCGTGCAATCCAAGCGATTGAAGATGGGAAATTTGCGGAAGAAATTACGCCATTGGAAGTGAAGCAACGTAAAGGAGATCCAGTCGTTGTTAACACGGATGAAGCACCGCGTAAGGACACAACACCAGAGACACTAGCAAAATTACGTCCAGCATTTGATCCCAACGGTACGATTACAGCGGGGAATGCACCTGGAATTAACGACGGCGCCTGTGCATTTGTTGTTATGTCGGATGAAAAAGCTGCAGAAATAGGAAAGACACCGATGGCAACAGTGATTGGTCATGCAGAAGTAGCAGTAGAAGCGAAAGATTTCCCACAAACACCTGGCTTGGTGATCAATAAATTATTGGAAAAAACAGGTCATGCCAAAGATGAAATTGACTTATTTGAAATCAATGAAGCATTCGCAGCTGTCTCATTGGCCAGTGGGAAAATTGCCGGCATTGATAATGAGAAAGTTAATGTGAATGGCGGGGCAGTCGCATTGGGTCACCCAATTGGTGCAAGCGGGGCACGTATTATTTTAACATTAATCTACGAATTAAAAAGACGCGGCGGTGGTCTAGGCATTGCAGCCATATGCAGTGGCGGTGGCCAGGGCGATGCTGTGTTAATCGAAGTGCCTAAGGAATAG
- a CDS encoding acyl-CoA dehydrogenase — protein sequence MNIYFTEEQEMMRKMVRDFAQKEVAQEVERMEQEDRFPEEIIQKMGELGLMGIPIPEKYGGSGMDYTSYILAINELAKVSATLGVILSVHTSVGTNPILKFGTEDQKDHYLPKLASGEYLGAFAVTEPGAGSDVASMKTTAKKDGDHYILNGSKVFITNGGMADTYITFARTGEGPKGISGFIVEKDTPGLVIGKKEKKMGLHGSSTVQLNFDQCVIPKEQLLGNEGDGFNVAMANLNVGRIGIAAQALGIGEAALEHAIAYAKEREQFGKPIANNQGISFKLADMATEVEAAKLLVYNVASMAERDLPCSKEASMAKMYASKTAMNAAIEAVQIYGGYGYTEDYPAERFFRDAKVTEIYEGTNEIQHIVIAKNLLKD from the coding sequence GTGAATATTTATTTTACAGAAGAGCAAGAAATGATGCGTAAAATGGTTCGAGATTTTGCCCAGAAAGAAGTTGCACAAGAAGTGGAACGAATGGAGCAGGAAGATCGCTTTCCAGAAGAAATTATTCAAAAGATGGGTGAACTTGGATTAATGGGGATTCCTATACCTGAAAAGTATGGCGGAAGTGGCATGGATTATACGTCCTATATTCTTGCGATAAACGAGCTAGCTAAAGTAAGTGCGACACTGGGTGTTATTTTATCTGTACACACATCTGTTGGGACAAATCCAATACTTAAGTTTGGAACCGAGGATCAAAAGGATCACTATTTACCAAAGCTTGCTTCTGGTGAATACCTAGGTGCTTTTGCTGTAACGGAACCTGGAGCTGGTTCTGACGTCGCGAGCATGAAGACCACAGCGAAGAAAGACGGCGATCATTATATTTTAAATGGATCAAAAGTATTCATTACGAATGGTGGTATGGCAGATACATACATTACATTTGCTCGTACGGGTGAAGGTCCAAAAGGTATTAGTGGATTCATTGTGGAAAAAGACACACCTGGACTCGTCATTGGTAAAAAGGAAAAGAAAATGGGACTACATGGCTCAAGCACGGTTCAATTGAATTTTGACCAATGTGTTATACCCAAGGAGCAACTTCTTGGAAATGAAGGGGATGGATTCAACGTTGCCATGGCTAACCTGAACGTCGGAAGGATCGGTATTGCCGCACAAGCGCTAGGAATTGGCGAGGCAGCATTGGAACATGCGATAGCCTATGCAAAAGAACGTGAACAATTCGGCAAACCAATTGCGAATAATCAAGGAATATCATTTAAACTGGCAGATATGGCAACAGAGGTCGAAGCGGCAAAACTATTAGTCTATAATGTTGCATCAATGGCTGAGCGTGATCTACCATGTAGTAAAGAGGCATCCATGGCAAAAATGTATGCATCAAAAACAGCGATGAACGCAGCGATTGAGGCAGTACAAATATACGGTGGATATGGTTATACAGAAGATTATCCAGCAGAGCGATTTTTCCGAGATGCAAAAGTTACCGAGATTTATGAAGGAACGAATGAAATCCAACATATTGTAATTGCAAAAAACCTACTAAAAGATTAA
- a CDS encoding acyl-CoA dehydrogenase: protein MDFQLTDEQEMLRKMVRDFAVNDVEPTAAERDEEERFDRGIFDKMAELGLTGIPWPEEYGGIGSDYVSYCIAVEELSRVCASTGVTLSAHISLASWPLYTYGTEAQKKNFLSRLATGEALGAYALSEPGAGSDVVAMKTTAKEDGDDYILNGSKVWITNGGVADIYIVFAKTDADAKHKGISGFIVEKGTEGFTFGKKEKKLGIRSSPTTELIFENCRIPKENMLGAEGEGFKIAMTTLDGGRNGIASQALGIAQGALDASVNYAKEREQFGKPIANNQGISFKLADMATEIEASRLLTYQAAWLESQGKPYGKASAMSKLFAGDAAMRITVEAVQVFGGYGYTKDYPVERYMRDAKITQIYEGTNEIQRMVIGRMVTK from the coding sequence ATGGATTTCCAATTAACAGATGAACAAGAAATGTTGCGTAAAATGGTTCGTGATTTTGCAGTAAATGATGTTGAACCAACGGCAGCAGAACGTGATGAGGAAGAAAGGTTTGATCGTGGAATTTTTGATAAGATGGCAGAACTTGGATTAACTGGAATCCCGTGGCCAGAAGAATATGGTGGAATTGGCTCCGATTATGTGAGTTATTGTATTGCGGTGGAGGAATTATCACGCGTGTGTGCCTCAACAGGTGTAACACTCTCCGCGCATATATCCTTGGCAAGTTGGCCGTTGTATACGTACGGGACAGAAGCACAAAAGAAAAACTTTCTATCTCGTCTAGCTACCGGAGAAGCACTTGGTGCCTATGCATTATCTGAGCCAGGAGCAGGCAGTGACGTTGTAGCAATGAAAACAACAGCCAAAGAAGACGGGGACGACTACATATTGAATGGAAGCAAAGTCTGGATTACCAATGGTGGTGTTGCAGATATATATATTGTATTTGCAAAAACAGATGCCGATGCAAAACATAAAGGAATTAGTGGATTTATCGTTGAAAAAGGAACGGAGGGGTTCACCTTTGGTAAAAAAGAGAAGAAGCTAGGAATTCGTTCGTCTCCAACAACAGAACTCATATTTGAAAATTGCCGTATCCCGAAGGAAAATATGCTCGGCGCTGAAGGAGAAGGCTTTAAAATAGCCATGACGACACTTGACGGTGGTCGTAACGGAATTGCATCACAAGCACTTGGAATTGCGCAAGGAGCACTTGATGCATCTGTAAATTATGCAAAAGAGCGGGAACAATTCGGAAAACCAATTGCGAACAATCAAGGCATATCATTTAAGCTAGCAGATATGGCAACAGAAATTGAGGCTTCACGTCTACTGACATACCAGGCGGCTTGGCTAGAGTCTCAAGGGAAACCGTACGGAAAAGCATCTGCAATGTCAAAATTATTCGCAGGAGATGCAGCGATGCGGATTACAGTAGAAGCAGTCCAAGTATTTGGCGGATATGGGTACACGAAAGATTATCCCGTAGAGCGCTACATGCGTGATGCGAAAATCACCCAAATTTATGAAGGAACAAATGAAATTCAACGTATGGTTATTGGAAGAATGGTGACGAAATAG
- the meaB gene encoding methylmalonyl Co-A mutase-associated GTPase MeaB, producing the protein MHEIVQRMQNKEIRALARAITMIENDHPEKLQLLSDVFSLKKGARYVGITGSPGAGKSSLVNRLVTHIRDEGKTVAIIAVDPTSPFSGGALLGDRVRMNQHFTDDGVYIRSMATRGSLGGLARATKDAIRVCDAYGFDVVIVETVGVGQSELDIMKIVDTTAVMLTPNSGDVLQIFKAGIMEIADLFIINKADLPGFGKLKSLLRELVMMTATEKHETAIVKTITTENKGIDKLWEKMKEHYDYLYSTAEGENRRIRQQELEVYELIREEIWRDVKYFIDNNAELPSIEATSDPYQLASDWFEKWKKEEGS; encoded by the coding sequence ATGCACGAAATTGTTCAACGGATGCAGAACAAAGAGATACGCGCATTAGCTAGGGCAATTACGATGATTGAAAATGATCATCCGGAAAAGCTCCAGTTACTCAGTGATGTTTTTTCGCTGAAAAAGGGTGCGCGCTATGTCGGAATTACGGGATCACCTGGAGCTGGGAAAAGCTCACTGGTAAATCGCTTGGTCACCCATATACGCGATGAAGGTAAAACAGTCGCGATCATTGCGGTTGATCCGACGAGCCCGTTCAGTGGTGGTGCATTACTCGGGGACCGGGTCCGTATGAATCAGCATTTCACAGATGATGGTGTATACATCCGCAGCATGGCGACACGTGGAAGCTTAGGTGGCTTGGCGCGAGCTACAAAAGATGCGATCCGTGTGTGTGATGCATATGGATTTGATGTTGTAATCGTGGAAACGGTTGGTGTTGGGCAATCGGAACTTGATATCATGAAAATTGTTGATACCACAGCTGTGATGCTCACACCAAACAGTGGAGATGTTTTGCAGATATTCAAAGCTGGGATTATGGAAATTGCCGATTTATTTATCATCAATAAGGCAGACCTTCCAGGCTTTGGCAAATTGAAATCCCTTTTAAGGGAACTGGTTATGATGACGGCTACAGAGAAACATGAAACAGCCATCGTCAAAACGATTACAACAGAGAATAAGGGAATTGACAAATTATGGGAAAAAATGAAAGAACATTATGACTACCTATACAGCACTGCTGAAGGAGAAAATCGCCGCATCCGACAACAGGAGCTTGAAGTATACGAGCTTATTCGTGAAGAAATTTGGCGTGATGTAAAGTATTTTATCGATAATAACGCAGAATTGCCTTCCATTGAAGCAACGAGCGATCCTTATCAATTAGCAAGTGACTGGTTCGAAAAATGGAAAAAGGAAGAGGGGAGCTAA